The Mycolicibacterium boenickei genome has a segment encoding these proteins:
- a CDS encoding crotonase/enoyl-CoA hydratase family protein has product MTEAVRVERNGPVTTVIIDRPHARNAVDGPTAAALFAAFEQFDADDDAAVAVLTGAGGTFCAGADLKAFGTPEMNRLDAAGPGPMGPSRMVLSKPVIAAISGHAVAGGLELALWCDLRVVDEDAVMGVFCRRWGVPLIDGGTVRLPRLIGQSRAMDLILTGRAVDAAEAHAIGLANRVVPTGRAREHAEELAAELSRLPQQCLRADRLSALHQWGESEEAAMEFEFASISRVAEEAAHGAGRFAGGAGRHGASA; this is encoded by the coding sequence ATGACCGAAGCTGTGCGGGTGGAGCGCAACGGACCGGTGACCACGGTCATCATCGACCGGCCGCACGCGCGCAACGCCGTCGACGGTCCCACCGCCGCGGCGCTGTTCGCGGCCTTCGAGCAGTTCGACGCCGATGACGACGCCGCCGTCGCGGTGCTGACCGGGGCCGGTGGAACATTCTGTGCCGGAGCCGATCTCAAGGCCTTCGGCACACCGGAGATGAACCGGCTCGATGCTGCCGGGCCCGGTCCCATGGGGCCGAGCCGGATGGTGTTGTCCAAGCCGGTGATCGCCGCGATCAGCGGGCATGCGGTGGCCGGTGGATTGGAGCTGGCGCTGTGGTGTGACCTGCGCGTGGTCGACGAGGACGCCGTGATGGGGGTGTTCTGCCGCCGGTGGGGAGTGCCGTTGATCGACGGCGGCACCGTGCGGCTGCCCCGGCTGATCGGGCAGAGCCGCGCCATGGACCTGATCCTGACCGGCCGTGCCGTGGACGCCGCCGAAGCTCACGCGATCGGCCTGGCCAACCGGGTGGTGCCCACAGGTCGGGCCCGCGAACATGCCGAGGAACTGGCCGCCGAACTGTCCCGGCTGCCCCAGCAGTGCCTACGGGCCGACCGGCTTTCGGCGTTGCATCAGTGGGGCGAATCCGAGGAGGCGGCAATGGAATTCGAGTTCGCCAGCATCTCCCGGGTGGCGGAGGAGGCTGCCCACGGTGCCGGCCGGTTCGCCGGGGGCGCCGGTCGCCACGGCGCGAGCGCGTAG
- a CDS encoding PaaX family transcriptional regulator C-terminal domain-containing protein, whose protein sequence is MTARSVVLSVLLGAHPAWASAAELVRLTADFDIKEPTLRVALTRMVSAGDLVRSEDGYRLSDRLLTRQRRQDDAIDPRLREYDGQWLTLVITSVGTDARTRASLRNTLQQYRFGELREGVWMRPDNLDQVLPEEITGRVRLLRTRDDDPAGLATALWDLPGWRHTGEQLLAEMAAATDVPGRFVAAAGIVRHLLADPVLPDELLPGNWPGPQLRKAYNDFATELVERRDRDELMEAT, encoded by the coding sequence ATGACGGCACGTTCGGTCGTGCTGAGCGTGCTGCTGGGTGCACATCCGGCCTGGGCGAGTGCGGCCGAACTGGTCCGGCTGACAGCCGATTTCGACATCAAAGAGCCGACTCTGCGGGTGGCCTTGACCCGCATGGTCAGCGCCGGTGACCTGGTCCGTTCCGAGGACGGCTACCGGTTGTCGGACCGGCTGCTGACCCGCCAGCGACGCCAGGACGACGCGATCGATCCGCGGCTTCGCGAGTACGACGGGCAGTGGCTGACCCTCGTCATCACCAGTGTCGGTACCGATGCCCGCACCCGGGCGTCCCTGCGGAACACGCTGCAGCAGTACCGCTTCGGCGAACTGCGCGAGGGGGTGTGGATGCGGCCGGACAACCTCGACCAGGTGTTGCCGGAGGAGATCACCGGCCGAGTGCGGCTGCTGCGCACCCGGGACGACGATCCGGCCGGTCTGGCCACCGCGCTGTGGGATCTGCCCGGCTGGCGGCACACGGGCGAGCAGCTGCTGGCGGAGATGGCCGCCGCGACGGACGTTCCGGGCCGATTCGTCGCGGCCGCAGGCATCGTGCGTCACCTGCTGGCAGACCCGGTACTGCCCGACGAGCTGCTGCCCGGGAACTGGCCAGGGCCCCAACTACGCAAGGCATACAACGACTTTGCCACCGAGCTCGTCGAGCGGCGAGATCGCGATGAACTCATGGAGGCGACATGA
- a CDS encoding crotonase/enoyl-CoA hydratase family protein: protein MTVDTLKTMTYEVTDRIARITFNRPEKGNSIVADTPLELQALVERADLDPNVHVILVSGRGEGFCAGFDLSAYADGTGDAGGGRYDGTVLSGKTQAVNHLPDQPWDPMVDYQMMSRFVRGFSSLMHADKPTVVKIHGYCVAGGTDIALHADQVIAASDAKIGYPPMRVWGVPAAGLWAHRLGDQRAKRLLFTGDCITGAQAAEWGLAVEAPEPDDLDERTERLVARIAAMPVNQLIMAKLACNSALLQQGVATSRMVSTVFDGIARHTPEGHAFVADAVEHGFREAVRHRDEPMGDYGRRSSGV, encoded by the coding sequence ATGACGGTCGATACGCTCAAGACGATGACCTACGAGGTCACCGATCGAATCGCGCGAATCACGTTCAACCGCCCGGAAAAAGGCAACTCGATCGTCGCGGACACCCCGCTGGAGCTGCAGGCCCTGGTCGAGCGCGCGGACCTGGATCCGAACGTGCACGTGATCCTGGTGTCCGGACGCGGTGAGGGTTTCTGCGCCGGATTCGACCTGTCCGCCTACGCCGACGGCACCGGCGACGCCGGGGGAGGCCGTTACGACGGGACGGTGCTGTCCGGGAAAACCCAGGCGGTCAACCATCTTCCGGATCAACCGTGGGACCCGATGGTCGACTACCAGATGATGAGCCGCTTCGTCCGCGGCTTCTCCAGCCTGATGCACGCCGACAAGCCGACCGTGGTCAAGATCCACGGCTACTGCGTGGCCGGCGGCACCGATATCGCATTGCACGCCGACCAGGTGATCGCCGCCTCCGACGCCAAGATCGGCTACCCGCCGATGCGGGTATGGGGCGTTCCCGCCGCCGGCCTGTGGGCGCACCGGCTCGGGGATCAACGCGCCAAACGCCTTCTGTTCACCGGGGATTGCATCACCGGCGCGCAGGCCGCCGAATGGGGTCTGGCCGTCGAGGCGCCCGAGCCGGACGACCTCGATGAGCGCACCGAGCGGCTCGTCGCACGCATCGCCGCGATGCCCGTCAACCAGCTCATCATGGCCAAACTGGCCTGCAACTCCGCACTGCTGCAGCAGGGGGTCGCAACCAGCCGGATGGTCAGCACGGTGTTCGACGGCATCGCCCGGCACACGCCCGAAGGTCACGCCTTCGTCGCCGATGCGGTCGAACACGGCTTCCGCGAAGCGGTGCGCCACCGCGACGAGCCGATGGGTGACTACGGACGCAGGTCCTCCGGGGTCTGA
- a CDS encoding acyl-CoA dehydrogenase family protein — protein MAVDPSLLASAGTHVVTNQVPTLEDYNPATSPVLAEALIREGGQWGVDEVHELGAINGSAQAQRWGELADRNRPVLHTHDRYGYRIDEVEYDPAYHELMNVAVTHGLHGAPWADDREGSHVVRAAKMSVWTVEPGHVCPISMTYAVVPALRFNPELAAIYEPLLTSRVYDPELKLATTKAGITAGMSMTEKQGGSDVRAGTTEATPNGDGTYSLRGHKWFTSAPMGDIFLVLAQAPGGLSCFFLPRILPDGSRNRMFLQRLKDKLGNHANASSEVEYDGATAWLVGEEGRGVPTIIEMVNLTRLDCTLGSATSMRSGLTRAVHHAQHRKAFGAYLIDQPLMRNVLADLAVEAEAATMLAMRMAGATDKAVRGDDREALLRRIGLAAGKYWVCKRATPHAAEAMECLGGNGYVEDSGMPRLYREAPLMGIWEGSGNVSALDTLRAMATRPESIEVLFDELSRTAGQDPRLDRHVTTLQNDLQDLETITYRGRKVAEDISLALQGALLVRHGHPAVAEAFLASRLGGQWGQAFGTLPTGLDLAPILERALVKG, from the coding sequence ATGGCTGTTGATCCATCGCTCCTCGCGTCCGCGGGCACGCACGTCGTCACCAATCAGGTCCCCACCCTCGAGGACTACAACCCCGCCACCTCGCCGGTGCTGGCCGAGGCTCTCATCCGCGAAGGCGGGCAGTGGGGCGTCGACGAGGTCCACGAGCTCGGCGCGATCAACGGCAGCGCCCAGGCGCAGCGCTGGGGTGAGCTGGCCGACCGGAACCGGCCGGTCCTGCACACCCACGATCGCTACGGCTACCGGATCGACGAGGTCGAATACGACCCGGCCTATCACGAGCTGATGAATGTGGCCGTCACCCACGGCCTGCACGGTGCCCCCTGGGCCGACGACCGTGAGGGCTCCCACGTGGTGCGTGCCGCCAAGATGTCGGTGTGGACCGTCGAACCCGGGCACGTCTGCCCGATCTCGATGACCTACGCCGTCGTACCCGCCCTGCGGTTCAATCCCGAACTGGCCGCGATCTACGAGCCGCTGCTGACCAGTCGGGTATACGACCCCGAACTGAAACTGGCGACCACGAAAGCCGGCATCACGGCGGGCATGTCGATGACCGAGAAGCAGGGCGGCTCCGACGTCCGCGCCGGCACCACCGAAGCCACGCCCAACGGCGACGGCACCTACTCGCTGCGCGGGCACAAGTGGTTCACGTCGGCGCCGATGGGCGACATCTTCCTGGTGCTCGCGCAGGCCCCGGGCGGTCTCAGCTGTTTCTTCCTGCCCCGGATCCTGCCCGATGGCAGCCGCAACCGGATGTTCCTGCAGCGGCTCAAGGACAAGCTCGGCAACCACGCCAACGCCTCGAGCGAAGTCGAGTACGACGGCGCCACCGCCTGGCTGGTGGGCGAGGAGGGCCGAGGCGTGCCGACCATCATCGAGATGGTCAACCTCACGCGCCTGGACTGCACGCTGGGCAGCGCCACGAGCATGCGCAGCGGCCTGACCCGCGCCGTGCACCATGCCCAGCACCGAAAGGCGTTCGGCGCCTACCTGATCGATCAGCCGCTGATGCGCAACGTGCTGGCCGACCTGGCGGTGGAGGCCGAGGCGGCAACCATGCTGGCGATGCGGATGGCCGGGGCCACCGACAAGGCGGTCCGCGGTGACGACCGCGAGGCGCTGCTGCGCCGGATCGGCCTGGCGGCCGGCAAGTACTGGGTCTGCAAGCGGGCCACCCCGCACGCCGCCGAGGCGATGGAATGCCTTGGCGGCAACGGCTACGTCGAGGATTCGGGTATGCCCCGGCTGTACCGCGAGGCTCCACTGATGGGGATCTGGGAAGGTTCCGGCAACGTCAGCGCATTGGATACCCTGCGCGCCATGGCAACCCGGCCGGAGAGCATCGAGGTGTTGTTCGACGAACTATCCCGGACCGCCGGGCAGGACCCCCGGTTGGACCGCCATGTCACCACGCTGCAGAACGACCTGCAGGACCTGGAGACCATCACCTACCGCGGTCGCAAGGTCGCCGAGGACATCTCGCTGGCCCTGCAGGGCGCGCTGCTGGTGCGTCACGGTCACCCGGCGGTGGCCGAGGCCTTCCTGGCCAGCAGGCTCGGCGGGCAGTGGGGGCAGGCCTTCGGCACCCTGCCGACCGGGCTGGACCTGGCGCCGATCCTCGAGCGTGCGCTGGTCAAGGGATGA
- a CDS encoding phosphatase PAP2 family protein translates to MTAVDDSVTEEAPAQWGLDTRARRLRILRYGAILVWAAVVVYRTVTDGFAFNRELLLLYIATGLLAASIGQGRRMLYVIRDWLPFAVVLAAYDLSRGAATLVGRPTLWHWQVDADRWLFFGTVPTVWLQERLKQLHPPWWEVVISTVYMSFFILPYVVAGVLWLRDREEWKRFVRLFVGLSFAALAIYALLPAAPPWAAARCSAGDVDGGPAGPGCMFRSAREAVDGGLLGAMQSSRDGAHDWIERIVTRGWGKLNLHTATALIDQGQASVNLVAAIPSLHAGLTAAVAAFLWNRVNRGWRPLLVAYPLIMAFTLVYTAEHYVVDILLGWILAGVVLFVLSRYEARRSTGPREGDEVDETPVATAELDPA, encoded by the coding sequence GTGACCGCGGTTGATGACTCGGTAACCGAAGAAGCCCCAGCGCAATGGGGCCTCGATACGCGTGCTCGTCGACTGCGCATCCTGCGGTACGGCGCGATCCTCGTGTGGGCCGCGGTGGTCGTCTACCGCACCGTCACCGACGGCTTCGCGTTCAACCGGGAATTGTTGCTGCTCTACATCGCGACCGGCCTGCTGGCCGCGAGCATCGGGCAGGGCCGACGGATGCTCTACGTGATCCGCGACTGGCTGCCGTTCGCCGTGGTGCTGGCCGCTTATGACCTGAGCCGCGGAGCGGCCACCCTGGTCGGCCGGCCCACCTTGTGGCACTGGCAGGTCGACGCGGATCGCTGGTTGTTCTTCGGCACGGTGCCCACGGTGTGGTTGCAGGAACGGCTGAAACAGCTGCACCCGCCGTGGTGGGAGGTGGTGATCAGCACCGTGTACATGTCGTTTTTCATCCTTCCCTACGTGGTCGCGGGTGTGCTGTGGCTGCGTGACCGGGAGGAGTGGAAGCGGTTCGTGCGCTTGTTCGTCGGACTGTCGTTCGCGGCGCTGGCCATCTATGCGCTGCTGCCCGCCGCCCCGCCGTGGGCCGCGGCGAGGTGCAGTGCCGGTGACGTCGACGGAGGCCCGGCCGGGCCCGGGTGCATGTTCCGGTCGGCGCGCGAAGCCGTCGACGGAGGACTTCTCGGGGCGATGCAGAGCAGTCGGGACGGTGCCCACGACTGGATCGAAAGGATCGTCACCCGCGGTTGGGGCAAGCTCAATCTGCATACCGCCACGGCGCTGATCGATCAGGGCCAGGCCAGCGTGAACCTGGTCGCGGCGATCCCGTCCCTGCATGCGGGGCTCACCGCTGCGGTCGCGGCCTTCTTGTGGAACCGGGTGAACCGCGGGTGGCGGCCGCTGTTGGTGGCGTATCCGCTCATCATGGCGTTCACGTTGGTGTACACGGCTGAGCACTATGTGGTCGACATCCTGCTCGGCTGGATCCTGGCGGGCGTGGTGCTGTTCGTGCTCAGTCGCTACGAGGCGCGGCGGTCGACGGGGCCGCGGGAGGGCGACGAAGTAGACGAGACGCCGGTCGCCACCGCGGAGCTCGACCCGGCCTGA
- a CDS encoding deoxyribonuclease IV has product MLIGSHVDNTDPLAAAAADGADVVQFFLGNPQSWKKPKPREDAEVLKASTVPLYVHAPYLINVASANNRVRIPSRKILQDTCDAAAEIGATAVIVHGGHADDNDMDAGFERWVKALDALNTDVPVYLENTAGGDHAMARHFDTIARLWDHIGDKGIGFCLDTCHAWAAGEALIDAVDRIKTITGRIDLVHCNDSRDAAGSGADRHANFGAGQIDPQLLAAVVKAADAPVICETAEAGRKDDIAFLREHAG; this is encoded by the coding sequence GTGCTCATCGGCTCGCATGTAGACAACACCGACCCATTGGCCGCGGCCGCCGCAGATGGCGCCGACGTGGTGCAGTTCTTCCTCGGCAACCCGCAGAGCTGGAAGAAACCCAAGCCCCGCGAGGATGCCGAGGTACTGAAGGCGTCGACGGTGCCGCTGTACGTGCACGCGCCGTACCTGATCAATGTGGCGTCGGCCAACAACCGGGTGAGGATTCCGTCCCGCAAGATCCTGCAGGACACCTGCGACGCGGCCGCCGAGATCGGTGCCACCGCGGTGATCGTGCACGGCGGCCATGCCGACGACAATGACATGGACGCCGGGTTCGAGCGGTGGGTCAAGGCCCTGGATGCGCTGAACACCGATGTGCCGGTGTACCTGGAGAACACCGCGGGCGGCGATCACGCCATGGCACGGCATTTCGACACCATCGCCCGGTTGTGGGATCACATCGGGGACAAGGGAATTGGTTTCTGCCTCGACACGTGCCACGCCTGGGCGGCGGGGGAGGCGTTGATCGACGCGGTGGATCGGATCAAGACGATCACCGGGCGTATCGACCTGGTGCACTGCAATGATTCCCGCGACGCGGCAGGTTCGGGCGCCGACCGCCACGCGAATTTCGGTGCCGGGCAGATCGATCCGCAGTTGCTGGCGGCGGTCGTCAAGGCGGCCGATGCGCCGGTGATCTGCGAGACCGCGGAAGCGGGACGCAAGGACGACATCGCGTTCCTGCGAGAGCACGCCGGCTGA
- a CDS encoding type IV toxin-antitoxin system AbiEi family antitoxin domain-containing protein, translating into MPPDFVLDVFAANGGVATTRQLLAVLSPKALEVAVRAGTYIRVRRGVYALQSPDVATKLAAVDLACGTRVVACMQTAAEMYGFCTETPDRLHILDPAIRMRPSPDLMVHQRVGAPLKMVQGRLATAPAWTAVEVARTLRRPRALAVLDAAVRSGTCSAMEIDAAIREQKGRRGIVKVRELLPHADGRAESPMESEARLVFIDGGLPLPELQFEIVDLHGKLWRVDFAWPGSNVVAEYDSLQWHANPDGWKHDRIKAARLQECGWTTVTIVVDDVRKHPSELVSRIFTYLERPSLAG; encoded by the coding sequence ATGCCGCCCGACTTCGTGCTCGACGTGTTCGCCGCCAACGGTGGTGTTGCCACGACACGACAGCTCCTTGCGGTCCTGTCTCCCAAGGCCTTAGAGGTCGCTGTCCGGGCTGGTACGTACATCCGGGTGCGCCGTGGTGTGTACGCGCTCCAGTCGCCCGATGTGGCCACGAAACTCGCCGCAGTAGACCTGGCTTGCGGCACGCGGGTGGTCGCTTGCATGCAGACCGCTGCAGAGATGTATGGCTTCTGCACCGAAACCCCTGACCGGCTGCACATTCTCGATCCGGCGATTCGGATGAGGCCGTCGCCGGATCTCATGGTGCATCAACGAGTTGGTGCTCCGTTGAAGATGGTTCAAGGTCGGTTGGCGACGGCTCCGGCGTGGACAGCCGTCGAAGTCGCTCGGACCCTGCGCCGGCCGCGTGCCTTGGCGGTGCTCGACGCCGCTGTGCGTAGCGGCACCTGCAGTGCAATGGAAATCGACGCAGCGATACGGGAGCAGAAGGGCCGGCGCGGGATCGTCAAGGTCCGCGAGCTGCTGCCGCACGCGGACGGCCGTGCCGAGTCGCCGATGGAGAGCGAGGCACGGCTGGTGTTCATCGACGGTGGTTTGCCGCTGCCTGAGCTGCAGTTCGAGATCGTCGACCTCCACGGAAAGCTGTGGCGCGTCGATTTCGCCTGGCCCGGGTCGAACGTGGTTGCCGAGTATGACAGCTTGCAGTGGCATGCGAATCCTGACGGCTGGAAACACGACCGGATCAAGGCCGCGAGACTTCAGGAATGTGGGTGGACCACCGTGACGATAGTTGTCGATGATGTTCGGAAGCATCCATCCGAACTGGTCAGCAGGATATTCACGTATCTGGAACGTCCGTCACTTGCCGGATGA
- a CDS encoding DNA-directed RNA polymerase subunit beta': protein MLDVNFFDELRIGLATADDIRNWSFGEVKKPETINYRTLKPEKDGLFCEKIFGPTRDWECYCGKYKRVRFKGIICERCGVEVTRAKVRRERMGHIELAAPVTHIWYFKGVPSRLGYLLDLAPKDLEKIIYFAAYVITSVDDEMRHNELSTLEAEMAVERKAVEDQRDSDLEARAQKLEADLAELEAEGAKSDVRRKVRDGGEREMRQLRDRAQRELDRLDEIWTTFTKLAPKQLIVDEVLYRELQDRYGEYFTGAMGAESIKKLIENFDIEAEAENLRETIRSGKGQKKLRALKRLKVVAAFQQSGNSPLGMVLDAVPVIPPELRPMVQLDGGRFATSDLNDLYRRVINRNNRLKRLIDLGAPEIIVNNEKRMLQESVDALFDNGRRGRPVTGPGNRPLKSLSDLLKGKQGRFRQNLLGKRVDYSGRSVIVVGPQLKLHQCGLPKLMALELFKPFVMKRLVDLNHAQNIKSAKRMVERQRPQVWDVLEEVIAEHPVLLNRAPTLHRLGIQAFEPQLVEGKAIQLHPLVCEAFNADFDGDQMAVHLPLSAEAQAEARILMLSSNNILSPASGKPLAMPRLDMVTGLYFLTTEVAGDVGEYVPAGKDSPEQGVYSSPAEAIMALDRGALSVRAKIKVRLTDARPPANVEAELFENGWKPGDAWTADTTLGRVLFNELLPKGYPFVNEQMHKKVQARIINDLAERFPMIVVAQTVDKLKDAGFHWATRSGVTVSMADVLVPPQKQEILERHEAEAEAIERKYQRGALNHNERNESLVKIWQDATEEVGKALEEYYPADNPIITIVKSGATGNLTQTRTLAGMKGLVTNPKGEFIPRPIKSSFREGLTVLEYFINTHGARKGLADTALRTADSGYLTRRLVDVSQDVIVRENDCETERGIIVTLAERAADGSLIRDAHVETSAFARTLATDAVDADGNVVIERGHDLGDPAIDALLAAGISQVKVRSVLTCASAAGVCAKCYGRSMATGKLVDIGEAVGIVAAQSIGEPGTQLTMRTFHQGGVTGGADIVGGLPRVQELFEARIPRNKAPIADVAGRVRLEESDKFFKITIVPDDGGEEVVYDKLSKRQRLRVITHEDGSEGVLSDGDHVEVGDQLMEGSADPHEVLRVQGPREVQIHLVKEVQEVYRAQGVSIHDKHIEVIVRQMLRRVTIIDSGATEFLPGSLTERAEFETENRRVVAEGGEPAAGRPVLMGITKASLATDSWLSAASFQETTRVLTDAAINCRSDKLQGLKENVIIGKLIPAGTGIARYRDIQVQPTEEARAAAYTIPSYEDQYYSPDFGQATGAAVPLDDYGYSDYR, encoded by the coding sequence GTGCTAGACGTCAACTTCTTCGATGAACTCCGCATCGGCCTGGCCACTGCGGACGACATCCGCAACTGGTCGTTCGGCGAGGTCAAGAAGCCGGAGACCATCAACTACCGCACCTTGAAGCCGGAGAAGGACGGCCTGTTCTGCGAGAAGATCTTCGGACCGACTCGCGACTGGGAGTGCTACTGCGGCAAGTACAAGCGCGTCCGGTTCAAGGGCATCATCTGTGAGCGCTGCGGCGTCGAGGTGACCCGTGCCAAGGTGCGCCGTGAGCGGATGGGCCACATCGAGCTGGCCGCACCCGTCACGCACATCTGGTACTTCAAGGGTGTTCCGTCCCGGTTGGGCTACCTGCTCGACCTGGCCCCGAAGGATCTGGAAAAGATCATCTACTTCGCGGCCTACGTGATCACCTCTGTCGACGACGAGATGCGCCACAACGAGCTGTCGACGCTCGAGGCCGAGATGGCCGTCGAGCGCAAGGCCGTCGAGGATCAGCGCGACTCCGACCTGGAGGCCCGGGCCCAGAAGCTCGAGGCCGACCTGGCCGAGCTCGAAGCCGAGGGCGCCAAGTCCGACGTGCGCCGCAAGGTGCGCGACGGCGGCGAGCGTGAGATGCGTCAGCTCCGTGACCGGGCCCAGCGTGAGCTGGACCGGCTCGACGAGATCTGGACCACCTTCACCAAGCTGGCTCCCAAGCAGCTCATCGTCGATGAGGTGCTGTACCGCGAGCTGCAGGACCGCTACGGCGAGTACTTCACCGGTGCCATGGGCGCGGAGTCGATCAAGAAGCTCATCGAGAACTTCGACATCGAGGCCGAGGCCGAGAACCTGCGCGAGACCATCCGCAGCGGCAAGGGTCAGAAGAAGCTGCGCGCGCTCAAGCGTCTGAAGGTCGTCGCGGCCTTCCAGCAGTCGGGTAACTCCCCGCTGGGCATGGTGCTCGACGCCGTCCCGGTGATCCCGCCGGAGCTGCGTCCGATGGTTCAGCTCGACGGTGGCCGTTTCGCCACCTCCGACCTGAACGACCTGTACCGCCGCGTGATCAACCGCAACAACCGGCTCAAGCGACTGATCGACCTCGGTGCGCCCGAGATCATCGTCAACAACGAGAAGCGCATGCTTCAGGAGTCGGTGGACGCGCTGTTCGACAACGGCCGTCGTGGCCGTCCGGTCACCGGGCCGGGCAACCGTCCGCTCAAGTCGCTGTCCGATCTGCTCAAGGGCAAGCAGGGCCGCTTCCGTCAGAACCTGCTCGGTAAGCGCGTCGACTACTCGGGCCGTTCGGTCATCGTGGTCGGCCCGCAGCTCAAGCTGCACCAGTGCGGTCTGCCGAAGCTGATGGCTCTTGAGCTGTTCAAGCCGTTCGTGATGAAGCGTCTGGTCGACCTGAACCACGCGCAGAACATCAAGAGCGCCAAGCGCATGGTGGAGCGTCAGCGTCCCCAGGTGTGGGATGTCCTCGAAGAGGTCATCGCCGAGCACCCGGTGCTGCTGAACCGTGCACCTACGCTGCACCGCCTGGGTATCCAGGCCTTCGAGCCGCAGCTGGTGGAAGGCAAGGCCATCCAGCTGCACCCGCTGGTGTGTGAGGCGTTCAACGCCGACTTCGACGGTGACCAGATGGCCGTGCACCTGCCGCTGTCGGCAGAGGCCCAGGCCGAGGCTCGCATCCTGATGCTGTCGTCGAACAACATCCTGTCGCCCGCGTCGGGTAAGCCGCTGGCCATGCCGCGTCTGGACATGGTGACCGGTCTGTACTTCCTGACCACCGAGGTGGCCGGCGATGTCGGCGAGTATGTGCCCGCCGGCAAGGATTCGCCGGAGCAGGGTGTGTACAGCTCGCCGGCCGAGGCCATCATGGCGCTGGACCGCGGTGCCCTGTCGGTGCGCGCCAAGATCAAGGTGCGGCTGACCGATGCGCGTCCGCCGGCCAACGTCGAGGCCGAGCTGTTCGAGAACGGCTGGAAGCCGGGCGATGCCTGGACCGCGGACACCACGCTGGGCCGGGTGCTCTTCAACGAGCTGCTGCCCAAGGGCTACCCGTTCGTCAACGAGCAGATGCACAAGAAGGTCCAGGCCCGGATCATCAACGATCTGGCCGAGCGCTTCCCGATGATCGTGGTGGCGCAGACCGTCGACAAGCTCAAGGACGCCGGCTTCCACTGGGCCACCCGTTCGGGTGTCACGGTCTCGATGGCCGACGTGCTGGTGCCGCCGCAGAAGCAGGAGATCCTGGAGCGGCACGAGGCCGAGGCCGAGGCGATCGAGCGCAAGTACCAGCGCGGCGCGCTGAACCACAACGAGCGCAACGAGTCCCTGGTCAAGATCTGGCAGGACGCCACCGAAGAGGTGGGTAAGGCGCTGGAGGAGTACTACCCGGCCGACAACCCGATCATCACGATCGTGAAGTCCGGCGCCACGGGTAACCTCACCCAGACCCGCACCCTGGCAGGCATGAAGGGTCTGGTGACCAACCCGAAGGGTGAGTTCATCCCGCGCCCGATCAAGTCCTCGTTCCGTGAGGGCCTGACGGTGCTGGAGTACTTCATCAACACCCACGGTGCTCGTAAGGGTCTGGCCGACACCGCGCTTCGTACCGCCGACTCGGGTTACCTGACCCGTCGTCTGGTGGACGTGTCGCAGGACGTCATCGTTCGCGAGAACGACTGTGAGACCGAGCGCGGCATCATCGTCACGCTGGCCGAGCGCGCTGCGGACGGTTCGCTGATCCGCGATGCGCACGTCGAGACCTCGGCGTTCGCCCGGACCCTGGCCACCGATGCGGTCGACGCCGACGGCAACGTCGTCATCGAGCGCGGCCATGACCTGGGTGACCCGGCCATCGACGCGCTGCTGGCTGCCGGCATCTCGCAGGTGAAGGTCCGCTCCGTGCTGACCTGCGCCTCGGCCGCCGGTGTGTGTGCCAAGTGCTACGGCCGTTCGATGGCCACCGGCAAGCTGGTCGACATCGGCGAGGCCGTCGGTATCGTCGCCGCGCAGTCCATCGGTGAGCCCGGTACCCAGCTGACGATGCGTACCTTCCACCAGGGTGGTGTTACCGGTGGCGCCGACATCGTCGGTGGTCTGCCCCGTGTGCAGGAGCTGTTCGAGGCTCGTATCCCGCGGAACAAGGCGCCCATCGCCGACGTCGCGGGCCGGGTCCGGCTGGAGGAGAGCGACAAGTTCTTCAAGATCACCATCGTTCCCGACGACGGTGGCGAGGAAGTTGTCTACGACAAGCTCTCCAAGCGTCAGCGCCTGCGCGTGATCACCCACGAGGACGGCTCCGAAGGCGTGCTGTCCGACGGTGACCACGTCGAGGTCGGCGACCAGCTGATGGAAGGCTCCGCGGATCCGCACGAGGTGCTGCGTGTCCAGGGCCCCCGCGAGGTGCAGATCCACCTCGTCAAGGAGGTCCAGGAGGTCTACCGGGCCCAGGGTGTGTCGATCCACGACAAGCACATCGAGGTCATCGTCCGGCAGATGCTGCGTCGCGTCACGATCATCGATTCGGGTGCGACGGAGTTCCTGCCCGGCTCGCTGACCGAGCGTGCCGAGTTCGAGACCGAGAACCGTCGCGTCGTGGCCGAGGGTGGCGAGCCCGCGGCCGGACGTCCGGTGCTGATGGGTATCACCAAGGCATCGCTGGCCACGGATTCGTGGCTGTCGGCGGCGTCGTTCCAGGAGACCACTCGCGTGCTCACCGATGCGGCGATCAACTGCCGCAGCGACAAGCTGCAGGGTCTGAAGGAGAACGTGATCATCGGCAAGCTGATCCCGGCCGGTACCGGCATCGCCCGTTACCGCGACATCCAGGTGCAGCCGACCGAAGAGGCCCGCGCTGCGGCGTACACGATCCCGTCCTACGAGGATCAGTACTACAGCCCGGACTTCGGCCAGGCCACCGGTGCTGCGGTGCCGCTGGACGATTACGGATACTCGGACTACCGGTAA